Proteins found in one bacterium genomic segment:
- a CDS encoding DUF1028 domain-containing protein — protein sequence MKKFVLLLVSAILSIQNLSAQIDPDNRLVHTFSIVARDTVTGEMGVAVQSNWFSVGSLVSWAEAGVGAIATQSFVNVSFGPSGLELLRSGKTAQEVLKELIDADDGRDVRQLAIVDAKGNVAAHTGKKCIPAAGHYVGDNFSVEANLMLNDKVWPAMAKAFQESTGPLAERMVTALEAAQSVGGDIRGKQSAAILVVRAEPTGKIWEDRVIDLRIEDHAEPIKEIRRLLRLYRAYEFMNKGDYAVEKNDMKSAMELYGNAEKMFPENVEMKYWHAVALANNGMVKESLPIFKEVFKANSNWRILTERLPGVGQLTVSKEDLEKILKQE from the coding sequence ATGAAAAAATTTGTATTGTTGCTCGTTTCAGCCATCCTCTCTATTCAGAATTTGTCGGCTCAAATCGATCCGGATAATCGCCTGGTTCATACTTTCTCCATCGTCGCCCGGGATACGGTTACCGGTGAAATGGGCGTAGCCGTTCAGTCTAATTGGTTTTCCGTCGGTTCGCTCGTTTCCTGGGCCGAGGCAGGCGTGGGAGCGATCGCAACTCAATCATTTGTCAATGTTTCGTTCGGGCCTAGCGGATTGGAGTTATTACGATCCGGTAAAACTGCGCAGGAAGTTCTGAAGGAACTCATCGATGCCGATGACGGACGCGACGTGCGGCAATTAGCCATCGTTGACGCGAAAGGAAATGTAGCTGCGCACACCGGAAAAAAATGCATCCCTGCGGCAGGTCATTACGTCGGAGATAACTTTTCCGTTGAAGCCAATCTGATGCTCAACGATAAGGTTTGGCCGGCCATGGCAAAGGCATTTCAGGAATCTACAGGTCCGCTGGCTGAAAGAATGGTAACGGCACTGGAAGCGGCGCAATCGGTTGGCGGAGACATTCGCGGAAAACAATCTGCGGCTATTTTAGTTGTTCGCGCAGAACCTACCGGGAAGATCTGGGAAGACCGGGTCATCGATCTGCGTATCGAAGATCATGCGGAACCCATCAAAGAGATACGCCGATTGCTCAGACTTTACCGCGCATATGAATTTATGAACAAAGGCGACTACGCCGTAGAAAAAAATGACATGAAAAGCGCAATGGAACTTTATGGCAACGCGGAGAAAATGTTCCCTGAAAATGTTGAAATGAAATACTGGCATGCCGTCGCGCTCGCCAATAACGGCATGGTCAAAGAGTCGCTTCCCATCTTTAAAGAAGTATTCAAAGCCAACTCAAATTGGCGAATTCTGACTGAAAGGCTTCCCGGCGTGGGACAACTTACGGTGAGTAAGGAGGATTTGGAGAAGATATTGAAGCAGGAGTAA